The following coding sequences are from one Nilaparvata lugens isolate BPH chromosome 4, ASM1435652v1, whole genome shotgun sequence window:
- the LOC111058092 gene encoding 26S proteasome non-ATPase regulatory subunit 9: MVGMDKLEGQNFRDTLLDWMGEKFKIEKDIRSFNEILQQNGVGMDEPLVDAEGYPRNDIDVYQVRLARNKIICLNNDLKDMIETIERGISKWHKEEADKALSPARVNYTPFLRVGSVSPGSPADIDGLRAGDLLLEIGTVNGTNYSTMADVGRVVEHSIEKALEVRVLRHGRSVNLLLVPKPWSGQGNLGCVFLPLEAIER, from the exons ATGGTTGGAATGGACAAGTTGGAAGGACAAAATTTCAGAGACACCCTTCTGGATTGGATGGGAGAGAAATTCAAGATTGAAAAAGATATACGTTCTTTCAATGAGATTCTTCAACAA AACGGTGTTGGTATGGACGAACCTCTGGTTGATGCTGAGGGATATCCCAGAAACGACATAGACGTTTACCAGGTTCGTTTGGCAAGGAACAAGATAATCT GCTTGAATAACGACTTGAAAGATATGATAGAGACGATTGAGAGAGGCATAAGCAAGTGGCACAAGGAAGAGGCTGACAAGGCATTGTCACCAGCTCGGGTGAATTACACTCCGTTCCTGAGAGTTGGGTCTGTGTCGCCTGGATCCCCAGCTGATATTGAT GGCTTGAGAGCTGGCGACCTGTTACTGGAGATAGGCACAGTTAATGGCACTAACTACTCGACGATGGCTGATGTTGGCAGAGTCGTCGAGCATTCCATTGAAAAGGCGTTGGAGGTCAGAGTGTTGAGGCATGGCCGCAGCGTCAACCTGCTATTGGTACCAAAGCCTTGGAGTGGACAAGGAAATCTGGGGTGTGTCTTTCTACCCCTCGAAGCCATTGAACGTTGA